In Pseudophryne corroboree isolate aPseCor3 chromosome 7, aPseCor3.hap2, whole genome shotgun sequence, a single window of DNA contains:
- the LOC134943878 gene encoding E3 ubiquitin-protein ligase Midline-1-like → MASADLRQELDCSICLSIYKDPVNLRCGHNFCRVCIDRVLDTQEGCGVYTCPDCRAECQKRPALQRNITLCNIVGSFLSTRPDQEETGIFCTYCVDSPVPAAKSCLMCEASLCDKHLRVHSKSAEHVLCDPTTALGNRKCSVHKEIYKYYCAEDAACICVSCCLIGEHRGHKMESLDEASEKKKEKLRNVLQKLTTKRAEAEKRAQSLQERRREDQGKAAGVIETVTALFRDIRRQLEDLEKRVLSEISWQEQRVSLSVSDLIQQLEIKKDELSGKMRHIEELCNMSDPVTVLQEPDTGDLCDTEDTERHDNQVRGAGDLDVGPISETLHTLSDIITGINTGIYVQEATDLLLDVTTAANNIQISDDGKTASSSHINQNHPVTPERFQCDQVISTRAFSSGRHYWEVDVSKSVRWRVGMCYPSTDRRGYESYIGYNNKSWCVWRYNNQYLVIHDIKWIRLPDNIPCDRVRVYLDYEAGQMSFYSLCDPISHLHTYTAALTEPLHAALWVVDGCITICGGVRSWEKLPLRICPETGDITGRGV, encoded by the coding sequence atggcgtctgctgatctgagacaggagctggactgttccatctgcctgagcatttataAAGATCCTGTAAacctgagatgtggccacaacttctgccgagtctgtattgatcgtgtgctggatacacaggaggggTGTGGAGTTTATAcctgtcctgactgcagagcagagtgtcagaagcgtcctgcactgcagaggaacataacgctgtgtaacatagtggggagtttcctgtctactcgcccagatcaggaggagactgggatcttctgcacttactgtGTGGACTCTCCTGTACCTGCAGCTAAATCCTGTCTGATGTGTGAGGCTTCTCTGTGTGATAAacacctgagagtacacagcaagtcagcagagcacgtcttatgtgatcccaccactgccctggggaacaggaaatgctctgTACATAAGGAGATATACAAGTATTACTGCGCTGAGGATGCTGCCTGTATCTGTGTGTCCTGctgtctgatcggggaacacagaggACATAAGATGGAGTCGCTGGATGAGGCCTCTGAGAAGAAGAAAGAGAAGCTGAGGAATGTTCTGCAGAAACTGACCACAAAGAGAGCGGAGGCTGAGAAAAGAGCCCAGAGTCTGCAGGAGCGCAGGAGAGAAGACCAGGGAAAAGCAGCTGGTGTAATAGAGACAGTCACTGccctgtttagagacatcaggagacagctggaagacctggagaagagagtcctgagtgagatctcctggcaggaacagcgcgtttcactctcagtctctgatctgatccagcagctggaaataaagaaggacgagctgtccgggaagatgcgtcacattgaggagctgtgtaacatgtctgatccagtgactgtcttacaggaaccagacacaggggacttgtgtgacactgaggacacagagagacatgataaccaggtccgtggtgcaggagatctggatgtgggtcccatctcagagacattacacacattatctgatataataacagggataaatacagggatctatgtgcaggaggctacagacctattactggatgtaaccacagctgctAATAATATACAGATATCAGATGATGGGAAAACTGCATCCAGCTCACATATAAACCAGAATCACCCAGTAACACCAGAGAGATTTCAGTGTGATCAGGTAATAAGCACCAGGGCAttctcctcagggcgacattactgggaggtggatgtcagTAAGTCAGTGAGGTGGAGGGTGGGGATGTGTTACCCCAGTACAGACAGGAGAGGATATGAGTCATACATTGGATATAATAACAAGTCCTGGTGTGTGTGGAGGTATAATAATCAGTACTTAGTGATACATGACATTAAATGGATCCGGTTACCTGATAATATCCCCTGTGACAGAGTGAGGGTATACCTGGATTATGAGGCAGGACAGATGTCCTTTTATTCTCTGTGTGACCCCATCAGTCACTTACACACCTACACTGCCGccctcactgagcccctccatgctgCATTATGGGTAGTGGATGGGTGTATAACTAtatgtgggggagtcaggagctggGAGAAATTACCATTAAGAATCTGCCcagagactggtgacatcacagggagGGGTGTATGA